TATTGTTAGTAGCATTTTCCATGAGGAAATCAGATGTTTCgttgaataataaaagaattgccACGTGTTCGTGTCAATCCACGAACATCCTAATGTATTCTCGGTTGCTACGGGTATTGGACGatcaataatgtatatttccACGTGAGTGCGACGTTCGAGCTTGTAAGGGTCTGAGGAATATCGCAATTACAAAGTAGGTACCGGCCGCGTAATGCCCACGTATATCCGTTTCCATCTCGTATTTCGTATTACAGCGAAAACCGTTACCCGCGTTTGCACAGGTGCCACGGATTCCCGCATCGCAGATGCTCGAGGGATTAAGGGAGACCTTTTTGGAACTCCAGCTCTCAGTTTCTATCTATTTGTGATAATTGCGTTTGTCCCAGGACGTTAAACTGACATCTGCTATTTAACTTTCGCGCaggtttataatattatacacattaaaATAACCTGAGGTGGAACAGCAAAGTATTCGTccgagaaaaattataataacacagacaattaagttaaattgtataaattatattaacttattaacgTTCATAAAAGCAAGTCCTTCTCTgcaagaaatatttctattttgagCCAAGTGAAACAAACAAATGGAAACGACTTGTCCCGGTTTCTAATAGCAGACGGTCTTTATATAGACTTAGCAATGGCAATTTAACTTTGAGTAACCAATTCACTGACCACACAAAGTGTATTGAAACAGACGTACGAAATGTATTTTCACGTTTAGGACGTATTCTTGAACAAAATTCGATCGAAGATCATCTCTTGCTCacttgtaattttactttgtaattttttttaacacaatgTATATTGCCAAGTCAAAATTAAAGTTCTGGCGCGCACAAATTTCTTGCGAGATGTCCCTTGTATCGATCTTTGTCGCACAAAACTCCTCTCAAATAAGGAATAGTCGCCTTTATGCAAGAAACAtggattttttaatgaatcacAAGCGAAGATTCCTAATTTTTTAGGAATCATCTGCATTCCTCCCTCGTCTCCCCCTCTTATTCTGTCTCCTTAAGGACGATGAGCTTCGATTTGCACAACCTAACCAACGGTATTGATCTAGAATACTGAATTGAAACTGGACGGGACAACTGACATATCGATTCCACAGTATGTCCTAGTTTCGTCAAGTCAGTCGTCGAAGGATAACGTCGCCTTCGTGCTCTTTTCGACCCGCCTTTATTCCGTTTCTAATCACGCTTAATGTTTGAGTCGCTCAGTTTCCACAATTCATCAGGGGGGAAGAAGAAAGTCCATGCAGAAAACAATTTAGAGGATCGAAGGGATCCAGTAGAACGGTTCTGGACGATACGTAACACCTATTTTCCACGTGCACCGACCACGATGACCTTGGCACGCTTCCTCCAAGGTACATCGACGTATCGACGATTTCTTTGTAGCACGCATCGACTTGATAATAGCAACGGCAAAATTTTCTCGAAAACTTTCTCCGAGATTTGGTTAAACACGATTATACACTTtgcagataaatattaatgcgacaaaatataataattatttaaatatcgagTTATGTAAATGAGTCATTTGAAAAACTCCGTaagtttttattgaaattagaGGATTAAAGATGAGAAAATTCAGACTCAGAAAAGAAAGATACGTAATTTCCTTTAATAACCACATTGATTAAACATCCTCTTTCCTAGGTAGCAAGTTTACAAAACTGtcattcatttaaaaaacatcaTAAGTCTGTATTTTTAGTGACTATATTTTCCTACATTATATTCTGTTGTAATTGGTTTTAGGACCAAAATTCGGGTATTcacgatcaaaattttttgtcattggttaaaaaaaaaaaagatctatgAAGTCtaggattttttaatttctagcTGATATtgtgcatttaaaattaaaacatcttaAATGCGCACaactaatataataactatttataCATCAATTTATGTAGATTAGATATTAATACCTCTGGCTATCTTGGTTTACAAAGgcataacttttatataccTTCCAAATACACATACGTACTACGCGTAGTAATTAacatgtaaaagaaaaaaatgcaaacgaCCGATCTTGGAATAGTTCACgacgaaattattaaatgtgcGTTTTATCCTGGACCCATCTGTAAATGTGCGCCTATTCTAAAATAAGCACTCCGTGATTGCAATTGAAAGTTCGTTATGACATACACATCTCGAATGAATCTTTGCGGTTTGGCTCGCGAAATGAAATTTTCGGTGAATAAATTCGACTTAAAGCTCGGGGATATCCGACCGTGATGTGAGTCAGTACGCGAGTTATTTGTCGAACCGCACGCAAGTGTTTGTGGAACAAACTCTCACAAGTGTGCTCCGTGAAATACGCAGAGGAAAACTGCTTCGAAAACGCCGGTCATTCGGGAAAAATACACGGGAGACCTTGGCCCAGGAAGCAAAAGGCCCGACGATACCTTGACACGCAATCTTTCCCTATCGTTAATATTTCAATCGTTTCTGAGTATATTACACGACGGATAAGATCTCATCCGCTAGTTAATATCTTGGTAgaccaattataatattattctgcATTATTCTGTGTCTCAGAAATAGAAGTAGAATGTCACGGCACTCACGATCCATTTACTAATATTGATTAAGCAATTGCTCCTCCGCATCTGCCAACGACTGCCGAGTTATTGCTACAACTGCCTAACACCTCGGGGAACCGGTACATCTGCAACTCTTCTTTAATATACTACCCATTTCACGGGGCCGCAAGGAAAACAAATTCGAAGGTGTTAAATTCGGAGTTGGAACCGACTGCTCGCACGTACGTTATGActgtaaattaaaagaatgtaCAAGGACGCGGCAGAAGGGcgcatgtaaaaaattaagttcaatgtacttaaaaatttgaatcaaattcaacaattaatttttattttctaaaatttgagaaatataagaaataacattttatgtattgaaTTTATGAAGTAACCGGATAGttattttcgaatttttaagTACCAGTGAATAGTTTTGATCTTAAATCGAATCTTTTACaagtaatattcaaaatttaagaatgaaattgttaacaaataaatataaatttttctttactagaaataacatttttaataaaatactcatGAAGAAATCGAACATGCTTGAATTTACttgcaattttgttttatttttcaaagtatTCGTAGagtgtttattatataatagtttCGAATGTACTTGTGAAATACATATTCTGGACACATGTGAGCGATGCGTATCTTCTAATTATTTGACTCTTGAGAGAATCAAGTGCAATAAGTGCTTTATAGATCCAAGGATAAACGCCGCCGTAggcgtaaaattttattcacgaTATTTCCGTTTTACCGGCGATTGCAACGATCAAAGGAGGAATTTATATCGGTTAAGATTCTTCGAGCGTAACAGCGTAGGGCGGCAGAAAGTCAACACGACAAAGCTGCTCCATCAGCTAACAACTTTTGCCGACGAGAGTAGCGCGGATTCAGGATACAGCTATCAGAGAGCAACGTGCTTTTATGTATACAAGTGTAAGAGGAAAAACTGATGCACATTTCTGTCAGGAAAAGAAATATCGCAAGACCTCTTTCGTATTATTTCGCCTCGCGAAACGCGAAGCAAGGACAATCGACGATGTTCCCTGAAAAGCGTAGACCGAGAGCGAAAGAATATGCTTTTTAGTATATTCCAACAACAAATGGATATTGCGCGAACGTATCCTCAGGCAATCGTTTACAAACGAGCCAACACAAGATACAAAATATCGCGTTGTAGAATGAAATAcggaggggagagggagatAGGTCATGGGATCGCATTTTTGCATACAAATCGAAATTTCTCTATCTAACCGGGAATTACGGGAATCGTTTTGCCATAAAAAAAACTCGTCGCTTTCTCCGTTAATGATTCGGAGCGCGCAGGAGAACGCTATTATTTCCGGCAGGGTGAAGGGTAGACTTGCGCAGGGAAAACGCATCCTTCGGAATAAGATAGTGAGATTTTTCTTGCGGACCTTGGCACGACAATGCGTCTAGCCGGGCATCGTTCCTTCGTCGAGCGAGGGTGCCTGAAAGTCTAGCCAAGTAGTCCCGCATGCTGGCCAAGTGTGGCGTCGTACACTCTTCCCTTCTCGTCCACAACCTCCCTCTAGGCGCTCAACTGCACTGCGTTGGCCTTCTTGAACGGAAACTCGTTGTGAGGGCTTGCAGCACCTTTTTCCAAGCTTATTAATCCCTTCCATTTCGAAGTCGCGCGATTGTGGACATAACGAGAAATAGAACGGACGCGAGGTCGAGAACACattcttgaaaattaatcactcaatgacataattttataagagtaATTCTTAAGTTATGCTAAAagattttaagttatttacattaagtttttacattaattaaaaaaattcgtatGACTATATGTTCAAGACGGCTTAGATAAAATCAAAGATACAGAGTATtaagataaagagaaaatgtatttttgttgtgaaaataattttgaaattaagtCGTTTCGGACATATGAAGTTTtctgaatatatattatgaagAATTATTCTTAAACATCTCTTAGAATACTTAAAAACCACCTtgtgtattatatttctccaaatttaattacattcgCAATTTTAGccttgtacaatatttttcaatcctCCTGTGCGTGTCCTAATCCGTTTTGTTGTATACATGTTTACGAGAtcatcattaatattttgtagagAATATAAGATGTTTCGTGTTACCTTGTGTAATATCTTCTCCTTAGAAGATATAATTGTTACCAAGGTTGCTTAACGAGGCGCCGCTAATCAAGCACGGTAATTTAATGGGTCGAAATCTCGATAAACCAGCGGAATAAGCGGCGGAAAACACATTTCCATCAAAAGTACAGGTCCGCGTATTACGTTTCACAATATGTCAAAGAGGGACTAACGAGATCCTGAAGTAATTAAGACGAGAAAGCGACTAAAAATACGAGAAAAACTAGAAGTTACAAAGGTATAAAACAAGATACACGAAAAGGATgattttactgaaatatttagaaatttagtTATACAAATACAGAcctctaaaaataattttgttggaatatgaaaataattatgtacaacATTCAAATTGGTTACTAGAACATCAAaacttttttgcaatttttgttaTGCTTGAGCACTATCctactatataattattttgatgatccaacgtaattaatttcaaatctttatatttttaaatagttcaGCAAAATCACTTTTCTGTGTACATATTGCAAAGAacacagaattttttaacgtaaattcgcgtaaatatttttctgcttATTACACTTATTCATTTCAATGCATAATAATTCACGCATAGTTGTATTACGCCGCACTTTGTCGTTTGATGAAAAATActatagagaaagagagaaagagagagagagagaaagagtaaatgGAGAAAGCGATTTGAATTGTAAACATCCTATTGGTAGAATTAAGTGCTTGGATATTGTTTTAACCGGGTTGCAAATTTATGAAATGGGAAGAAATTTGCATTAGTGAGCGAATGGATGTTTTCGAGGTTAATGAAAAATCTGCAATTGCGCAAACTACATAAATGCGTAACAACACTTAGTATATGAAGCGTAACAAGATCAGCAGCCGAGAGCATCGAGAAATTCTGTAATTATATCGTGTAATTAATCGCTTAATTATTGTGATGCTAATCCTCCCATATATCTGTCGTAAAAAGTCGCAAACACGAGGTGAAACGCACCGGACGTACTATATGTACAATTTGTCTCAATTCGTGACATTTACAAGTGAAATCAGATGAGCTGTCACGCAATTCACGGCAAatagaattagaattttcaCACGTCGGGGGTTGCcattacagaaattttacTGGTATTAACCCTCTGGAATACTacgcatattttttttatgttaacacTACTAATctgtctaaaaattttctactttGTAGATTACAAagtgttaatataattgaacacttttaatgtaaagaaaatcgtattaaatattattttaaaatatcaaaattttagtaataaaaactaaactaAACTTGAATTAACACTTGGATGATAATTCACTTATATACAGTAGCACTCCAGGGTTAAACTGATCAATGATTAATTGCTtactttgagtattaaaagcaTTATTGTTAGTAATTAATCACtagtcaatttaatattgccagtattaaatttttataagaatataaagctGCCGCGCacagagaggagagagaaaaaaagcaagTCGTGCACTTGCGTGGACAAAAGGCCGCGAACGCGGTTGGTTGCGTCCACGGAAATGCCACGCATGGAGAGAGCTacagagcgagagagagagagcgagagagagagagagagagagaaagagagagagatgtctTTATATCAGAGAAAGATCGATTCCGACTCGTTTGCGGAAGGTTATAGACCTTGCCGCTTCATTATTAATGCGATGTATATCGATTTTGTCTGCCTGCCTTCGTAAACTCGTTTCTATTCTCGCAGATATGTGCGCGGATGATCCCatcgtcctcctcctcctcctcctcctctcccctAGAGGACTTTTGTAGCAATTTGAGAAATTAATCGCCATATCGCGACCAACGAGCAACATCAATGGCGAAGGGTTCTTGTTTCCGCGAAAGGGTTTTCTCCAGCATAACTGcgacgaataaaatttttattgaatcgaaaaaaagaaaaacaagcgGCAAACGAAAAGAAACTCAGCGCGCTAGATACGCTTCATCGAGTTGAAACTGTTAAATTGCATAATTTGCCTCTTGTAATTCGAAGTGCGCTATTGTGGGAGAAATTTATTGTTCATGTTAACGTATATTAATCTATGTGCGATGCCATAGGTACTCGCTAAAAATACGTCTTCGGGGTGAGCGTAGAAGTGGCTCGCGACACGTTGATATATACTTCTTGTCTCTGTCGCGTCACTGAATTAGatttttacgaaataaattGTCGAATTAATGGATGCAGATCGGAAAGAAGCAGAGAAGAAATCCTCTTCTTCGTGCGAATCGTTTATTTTCAAAGCGGCGCGAGTCTGGCGCGGCGTTTTTCGTTTTACCATAATTTTCGAAActgaattatatatagttattttttcttcGGCATAAACAATCATTACTTACACGCTATTACGGCCGAATCAAGCTCGTTCTAACATGTTTATATAACCGATTAATTTATTAgcaaatttgataattgataAGTTATTATAGCTGACAAAAAAAGTTAACAGAAATTCttggaaaatgaaaaagttatgaaatacataaatactttgacaatacatagatttttttatgtataacttttttcttttactgcCCAAATTCTGAAGGAATATAATCAAtccttgaaaattataatccattgtttattttaattttattattaaataattatattttaataagttttctaaaattcgataaatttttactaaaactttgttttatcTCCTCTTGTTggcaaataataaaacaaaaaaaggatctattttcgaaagttaattttactttttcggGATAAATTAggaaagcaaaaaaatagaatttacatatattaggATATGCTTTATGTATTGCCAAAGTTTCATGTgtcaaagtttttttaattttcaagttttagATCTTTTCTTGtgaattgaaagaattttagTAGGTAAGATCTGTAATTTTCAACAAGACAAAGATTTTTCCGAGCTTACCCGATGACGTATCCATCTTAAGCTCGTTTAAGGGATAAAATCAACTGACTTTCATGTTCGTCCCTCGTGTCGGAGAGCGATCGAGGATCCAGACGGCAACGATGCCGAGATCTCTTCAGCGCGAACTTAGCGAATGTGAATCCCATACGGCGGAACTCCGTCCGATCTAAAACCGCGCTTGGAATGGATTTGATTACGCCGCGAGGTACTTCGATGTTCACTTAGGGTCGACGAGACGAAAGGGACGATGTTAATTCGACTTGCGAGAGAACTTCTCGaatccgcgcgcgcgaatgAACGACGACGAGCGAGGGTCGTCGCCGTTTGGCCGGGAAGACCGACCACCCCGATGTATATCCTTCTCTTTGATGCCACGTGCTAAAGTCGACGGGTAAGGAGagcgagggagagaggaaACGGGCGAAAGCGACCACGTCGGCGCGTCGCGACGTCTCTCCATCGACGCGCGCAATCGGCGCTTCCGGGGTGCCGGCCGCGCAAGATTCTTGGTTTTGCTCTTGATACACTGCGGATCGGTGCAATCTCTCGCAAATCATTGACCTgtcattttgaaataaaaatcattgaCGTAACTTCGCGTTCAATTTGAActgtaaagaataaattttttctcttttttaaatattcatgggaaaagacaaattttttcagaatttttctcatcattttttaagatttttttgaacaattaaaatatttttcaaaagtgctaagaaaatttcttttttagaattctttatattgaagaaaaagtttaatacCAAACAtacattttgcaatatttattaaatattatatatcaaacataataatagtaacCAATCAtttggtaataattattaaatatttaaaagagtaaaataaatgtttaatttaaatgttttgattGTATTAGccaaacattttattgaaatgatATCATTAAAACTTTAGTAACTATCATCTAAGGTTGATTATTACTACTagattttttcaatgtatatgaattctgaaatttatagaacttgaaaaagattaaagtatttttttttatttttataaatttaaaatatgaaaaattctcaaaaatatgttgaattcatacatttcttttcactgattaatattaatattgcaagTAGCTTATTAACATGTATCGTCAGTAAAGTTCTTTATGGTTGATCGCCTTCATTTATATAAGGATTTCTCTCATCATAATTCtcgagtaaaatttattgtggCATTGATCAGTTCTTGGCATGCAATTCGTGCAGACCGATAATTACTCGTCACCATTGGCATCATTCAAATGGGGTGTAACGGGTTAATCCACTAGTTATTGGATTACTGCTTTCCTATCAACATGCGTCCAGGAAACGTCAAGAGGGACTCGATAGCGTGTAATCTGTTTCGACAGGTATAAGTACGCGGATCGTGTCGAGTGCGAAATCGAACTGCAGAATCTAACAATAACAGAGGCTATTTCACTCCCGATCGTAACATTCTTTCGTTTTAAATTCATCTCAACATCAGTAAGATCAATTTTACGAGACCATTTAAGAAGATACCTGTCGATCTTTCATGGCAAAATCGATAGTGACATAAGATTTcattctttcaaaaataatgtacgGTCAAGAGACAaagtacattatataatttaaaatgtaagaacATTTTCTTAAGTAAATGTCGATTTCAATTTatcgaatgaaaaaaaatacattcaaTAACCTGTATTCATACACgataaaaagttttgtattcaaatttaaaacattttacatgttCAAATAGTTCATCAAAAATCCCCCAATCCCCCAAAAATGTAACACTAACATAATTTGGAAGCAtgtttcttcaataaaattaacgtttacAGTGTtgaattaacatataaattttgaaaattatattttaagttatatttcttatttgtcTACTTGCCCATGAATTATCTGagttaaatttacttaaattgaCACTCGggtcttaaaaatttaacacaaaaattttaataaggatcagttttaacacaaatacaaaatgtttttttatactttttatatatgtattttatgttttttatatatgctacgtatctttttttttattggaacagaatgtaataaagaatgcgctattagaaaattaaagctAAACTCGATTACTATGACTAGTCTACAGTTATGAATTATATTAGAATGCTTGTTAAAGCCACATAATGCGATATTTCTGCAAcacaaatatgataaatatttataaaataaaattatgaggGAGATAATGAAACAATACTTCTACgcgttacattatatttaagtaattcagaaaatcttaaaaaaaagagatacgTGACAGGACAAAACTAATTTGAGTAGCTTCATAAATAGTTATGCGGTTTTCGTGAATCATTAATGATACAGATGTGGGTGGAAATGATATTagctatattttttctttctcacaTACGCGTTCtttctgtaataaattagagatttgtttaaaaaatcttggttacattataaatgttttcgacaaacactttaataataaaatttgttttatgtaaaaggtGATTTTCTTATTCTATAGCTTAAGTAACTTTTCTTTGTTCCAGAATAGTATTAGAGCAAACAAAAGAGAAGCTGtcgatttgattttaaaagcATCAAATTGGAAATTCAATAATGGCTTTGTTAAATTTTCGCTACACGAAAGACATGGTTAATCGTCTTACAACACCTCAAAGAATATTCTACGAGAAGAATGGATATATAGTGTTTCCTGGTCTCATACCACAAGATGTGCTCGATAAATGTCACGAAAGGTATATTTAGCTTGCAAGTACGAGTGGATCAAACGTCCATaccaatattatttcttttttattatctcgaGCTAATTGTTGGAAATCTctacagtaaaaaattttttattaaatgtaacatttgtaagaaatattaaatattaatttaacacaaacaaaatattcaaataatgtaatcattaaataattatataatcattaaatttacacttgggcatttaaaaaattcaatataaaaatttgaacaaaaatggttttaacacaaatataaaatatttttactgcgTAGCTTTGTATGGAATTTATGTGAAGATAACAATTTccgctatatatatatatatatatatatatatatatatatatatatataattgctgACTTTTCCTTGatcaatttttatcgtttttgtAAAACACAAAATGATgtttattgtgtgtgtgtgtgaatatgAAAATGCgcgagtattaaaaaatatttaaactgaaAATTATTGCGAAGAGAGAGACATTAAATCGGGTCCACACTATGAGTAATTCGGTAGTAATCTAGCTGTGTTATTGAAATGTTTGACGTTTCAGTAAATTTACCTGACTGATATTAACGCGCGCGCAAATACTGTGACTAGCTATAATGTCACAGATGATCGATCATCCAATATGGAATATCTGAAATATCAGCATACAATATATTGCAGATATGAACTTTGTTTTTATGGATATGTGTGCGAATTTCAATGACTATCGCATGTTGATGTTTTTGTGTTGAAAGAGAatccatatttaaaaaaccatacattttgtataaagttttttctttaattctcaGATTTGATGAAATCATTCAAGGCAAAATTCCGCGAGAGGAGATAACGGTAATGTATGATGTAAAGGATAAAAAATCGGTAAATAAAATACAGGACTTAAATTTTGACCCGGTATTCCGTCAATATATTGAACACGAGAAAATTCTTGACATAGTCGAGTGTTTTACGGGACCAAACATCATGGCGATACATAGTATGCTCATTGCGAAGCCACCAGACATCGGATTTGGAACTTCGAggtaattgttaaaaaatcttaaaatatccttataaataataaaaatgtacgaatCAAGGTTTGTTCACATTAAATCGAATCGAAATCAttgaataaatcaaatttatatacattatacaaatatactgaGGGATGACACATAGCTTTGTGTGACTTGTAATCAAAAAGTTCCAAGTTCGATCCCGATCCTTTTCCCATATATGCTTCGAGTCTTGTAAGAGATTGAATGGAGAATTAAAGATTTCGGTACTCTATATTTCAGTTACCATAagttataaaagtaaaaaattgtagaaaaaattctaaaattttcacCAAGAATCAGCAGTATTTGTTGTAATGTGATgctaaaaacattttcttctaGGCACCCGCCGCATCAAGATTTGTATTACTTTCCGTTACGACCAGCTGATCATATAGTAGCTGCGTGGACAGCCATGGAACCTTGCGATAGTGAAAACGGATGTCTCTTTGTAGCGCCCGGAACACACGCTTTAGGACGTTTATTTCCGCACAGTTATCCTTCTTCGAAGGAAGAAACGGTGAACAAGTTTTATCATGGCATACAGGTGAAATATTTCCCCagttccccccccccctttttaaATTGAGATTTCTTACAGAAATTGATCATCCAAAGGATgtcaatttaacatattattgcTTGATTGATGtctaacttttatattaaggaACTGCCTTCAACGGTTAACCATTGGGTAAATCTCGAAATGCAACCCGGCGATACAGTATTTTTCCATCCATTGCTCGTTCACGGATCCGGTATTAATAAATCCAAAAGAACCAGACGGGCAATTTCTTGTCATTACGCAGCATCAGATTGTACTATTGTCGATGTACGTTGATAAATAATCACCAGtctattataaatatcgaaaacataaatctgaaaaattaacgaataaaatgtttttatgtttttgcaataggACGATCCGCTTCAGGATTCTATCAGGAGTGAAATCTTGGAACTACTGAAGAAAAGGTATCCCAACATAGAAATAACGTACTCGGATGTATGGCGCTACAAGTCCTCGCTCGTACGCGGTCTTCGCTCCtccttttaaaaatgttcgaAAATCAGACTACTAACTATATCAAGGTGTTATTTCATGatgaaacaataattaaataatgttaacatAAGACGGACATAGGATTGTCTGTCTTATATGTTATAAGATTGTACAAATAGAAGTAATATCCGGGAGTGGGTAGGTAAGTAACACCACAGAAGAAGAAGTAACGACAACGGCGGGATTGTCgccgttattatttaatgaattaatattgCGGCGAAATCGTTGTGGGATATAACAGTGTTTCGCAAGGGGATCCTTGTAAGTGTTTTCATGTCGCACGCTGGAACTTGAGGTGCGACATGCGGCCAGACAAATCTGGAAGCGATCTGAATTACGAATAGGTTTCCCCACGTCCTTCTGTATTTTTGCAGAGCCCACTAACATGTCCTTCCGACTTCTTATTTGct
This DNA window, taken from Monomorium pharaonis isolate MP-MQ-018 chromosome 6, ASM1337386v2, whole genome shotgun sequence, encodes the following:
- the LOC105837351 gene encoding phytanoyl-CoA dioxygenase, peroxisomal; translation: MALLNFRYTKDMVNRLTTPQRIFYEKNGYIVFPGLIPQDVLDKCHERFDEIIQGKIPREEITVMYDVKDKKSVNKIQDLNFDPVFRQYIEHEKILDIVECFTGPNIMAIHSMLIAKPPDIGFGTSRHPPHQDLYYFPLRPADHIVAAWTAMEPCDSENGCLFVAPGTHALGRLFPHSYPSSKEETVNKFYHGIQELPSTVNHWVNLEMQPGDTVFFHPLLVHGSGINKSKRTRRAISCHYAASDCTIVDDDPLQDSIRSEILELLKKRYPNIEITYSDVWRYKSSLVRGLRSSF